One Lacunisphaera limnophila DNA window includes the following coding sequences:
- a CDS encoding PEP-CTERM sorting domain-containing protein — protein sequence MQFPAGAAGTGYDTLLVTGGAITVTATSGNPFSLRVISLSAGGDPGNASGFSASTAYSWLLATGNPGGGISGFDAADFLIDTTAFSSPRDSGVFSLSQGLSGGNPALFLNFTPVPEPSTYALLGVGLGLVLLTVRRRRL from the coding sequence GTGCAATTCCCCGCCGGCGCGGCGGGCACTGGTTACGACACCTTGCTGGTCACCGGCGGCGCCATCACGGTGACCGCCACCTCCGGCAATCCGTTCAGCCTGCGGGTAATCTCCCTCAGCGCCGGCGGCGATCCGGGCAACGCGTCCGGCTTCAGCGCCAGCACCGCCTATTCATGGCTCCTCGCCACGGGCAACCCGGGCGGAGGCATCAGCGGGTTCGATGCCGCCGACTTCCTGATCGATACCACCGCGTTCAGCAGTCCGCGCGACAGCGGGGTTTTCTCCCTGAGCCAGGGCCTGAGTGGCGGCAATCCCGCCCTGTTTCTGAATTTCACCCCGGTGCCGGAGCCCTCGACCTACGCGTTGCTGGGCGTGGGCCTGGGGCTGGTCTTGCTCACCGTGCGCCGTCGCCGGCTCTAG
- a CDS encoding sulfite exporter TauE/SafE family protein: MTAELAGITGPGSALLAGLVTSLHCAGMCGPLACSLMPARRDEADPHTVATVYHLSRLAGYTLLGALVGGIGRVPLSFIGEGAMRYLPWLLVLFFVAVAVRFDQRLPKLPLLGRAYGAVSARLRGGSRLRAAGLLGIATPLLPCGPLYFLLSLALLSGSAARGAETLLAFGLGTVPLLWFAQANYHLIRVRIGPVWLGRIQTAMALVVAAILVWRLRGTLGLGGPGVNDFVCF, encoded by the coding sequence ATGACCGCCGAGCTTGCCGGCATCACCGGCCCCGGATCCGCGCTGCTGGCCGGGCTGGTCACAAGCCTGCACTGTGCCGGCATGTGCGGACCGCTGGCTTGCTCGCTCATGCCGGCGCGGCGCGATGAGGCCGACCCGCATACCGTGGCCACGGTCTATCATCTCAGCCGGCTGGCTGGCTACACGTTGCTGGGCGCGTTGGTCGGGGGCATCGGCCGCGTGCCGCTGTCGTTCATCGGCGAGGGCGCGATGCGCTACCTGCCGTGGTTGCTCGTGCTGTTTTTCGTGGCCGTGGCGGTGCGCTTCGACCAGCGGTTGCCGAAACTGCCACTGCTCGGTCGTGCCTATGGGGCGGTGTCGGCCCGGTTGCGCGGGGGCTCGCGCCTGCGGGCCGCCGGCCTCCTCGGCATCGCCACGCCGCTGCTGCCCTGCGGGCCGCTGTACTTCCTCCTGTCGCTGGCCCTGCTGTCCGGCTCCGCCGCGCGCGGGGCGGAGACGCTCCTCGCCTTCGGCCTCGGCACCGTGCCGCTGCTCTGGTTCGCACAGGCCAACTACCATCTCATCCGCGTGCGGATCGGCCCGGTGTGGCTGGGCCGGATCCAGACCGCGATGGCTCTGGTCGTGGCCGCCATCCTGGTGTGGCGCCTGCGCGGCACGCTCGGCCTGGGCGGCCCCGGGGTGAACGACTTTGTGTGTTTCTGA
- a CDS encoding heavy metal translocating P-type ATPase metal-binding domain-containing protein — protein MRGLRAEPAAPVHLCRHCGTPLQTERTRESGFCCTGCAYVFRLVHEHGLEGYYKIRDTVVAPVDQVVFQPRDYAWLAEMQLEVEKSPGPSALMLEVQGISCAGCVWLIEKIFHQQKGSLAIQTDAQVGRMRLQWARGEFDAVAFARALQGFNYLVGPPGEEPAVPESRQLVRRVGLCAAFSMNIMLFALPAYFGMEASFAYAPLFNTLAMVFATLSLLTGGSYFFGRALGALRSGVLHIDLPIAVGILGAYAGSFFGWIAGREEYVYFDFVGTFILLMLVGRWAQVAAVEHNRRRLLSVQARPHKVRVLGPSGAAVDQPVENLRPGDIFRVRSGQVVPVEAQLESSAATFGTAWITGEADPREYRQGGRVPAGAVSLVRGEIQLRALQGWTDSLLAKLLQPAGRDAFRHRWLERVVGGYLIAIFVAATLAGAGWWLATHDAVHAFSVVTAVLVVSCPCAIGLSLPLADEMATVALRRHGVFVREADLWPRLARIRKLIFDKTGTLTLETPVLRNPDALAGLAPTARAALLTLVRDNAHPVSQSLCENLLAGPGGGEPLAGVISEETGYGVKLETGAGTWTLGRAGWAGGKAGCDDRARQPEMAGTEFACDGVVLARFVFEDAVRADAVAEVAALRRDGFEAYILSGDQPDKVAAMARALGLPAANGVAGVSPEQKAAWVKMLDRRDTLMLGDGANDSLAFDTAFARGTPVIHRGVLEGKADFYYLGQGIGGLRRLFAVNAARRRTHTALLVFSVVYNAFAVGLAVSGHMNPLLAAIIMPVSSLLSLAIVGAGMRRWLKV, from the coding sequence GTGCGTGGACTGCGTGCCGAGCCAGCCGCCCCCGTTCACCTTTGCCGCCACTGCGGCACGCCGCTGCAGACGGAACGCACGCGGGAGAGCGGCTTTTGCTGCACCGGCTGCGCCTACGTGTTCCGGCTGGTGCATGAGCACGGCCTGGAGGGTTATTACAAGATCCGGGACACGGTCGTGGCGCCGGTTGACCAGGTGGTGTTCCAGCCGCGCGACTACGCGTGGCTGGCAGAGATGCAGCTGGAGGTCGAGAAGTCCCCCGGTCCGTCCGCTCTGATGCTCGAGGTGCAGGGCATCTCCTGCGCCGGCTGCGTGTGGCTGATCGAGAAGATTTTTCACCAGCAGAAGGGTTCGCTCGCCATCCAGACCGATGCCCAGGTCGGGCGCATGCGGTTGCAGTGGGCGCGGGGGGAGTTTGACGCGGTGGCTTTCGCGCGCGCCCTGCAGGGGTTCAACTATCTGGTGGGGCCTCCGGGCGAGGAACCCGCGGTGCCGGAGAGCCGGCAGCTGGTCCGCCGCGTGGGCCTGTGCGCGGCGTTCTCGATGAACATCATGCTGTTTGCGCTGCCCGCGTATTTCGGCATGGAGGCGTCCTTCGCGTACGCCCCGCTGTTCAACACGCTGGCGATGGTTTTCGCCACGCTGAGCCTGCTGACGGGCGGCAGCTACTTCTTCGGCCGGGCCCTGGGAGCGCTGCGCAGCGGGGTGCTGCATATCGACCTGCCGATCGCCGTGGGCATCCTCGGTGCCTACGCCGGCTCCTTCTTCGGCTGGATCGCCGGCCGCGAGGAATACGTCTATTTCGATTTCGTCGGCACCTTCATCCTGCTGATGCTTGTCGGTCGCTGGGCGCAGGTCGCCGCGGTGGAGCACAACCGCCGCCGGCTGCTCAGCGTGCAGGCGCGGCCGCACAAGGTGCGGGTGCTCGGCCCCTCCGGCGCGGCGGTGGACCAGCCGGTAGAGAACCTGCGGCCCGGAGACATTTTTCGCGTGCGCTCGGGCCAGGTAGTCCCCGTGGAGGCCCAGCTGGAATCGTCCGCGGCGACCTTTGGCACCGCCTGGATCACCGGTGAGGCCGATCCGCGTGAATACCGCCAGGGTGGCCGCGTACCGGCCGGGGCAGTGTCGCTCGTGCGCGGCGAGATCCAGCTGCGCGCGCTGCAGGGGTGGACCGATTCGTTGCTGGCCAAGCTGCTGCAGCCCGCCGGCCGTGATGCCTTCCGCCACCGCTGGCTGGAACGGGTGGTGGGCGGCTACCTCATCGCCATCTTTGTTGCGGCGACGCTCGCTGGCGCGGGTTGGTGGCTGGCCACGCACGATGCCGTGCACGCTTTCTCGGTCGTGACCGCCGTGCTCGTGGTGTCCTGTCCCTGCGCGATCGGCCTGTCGCTGCCGCTGGCCGACGAGATGGCCACGGTGGCGTTGCGCCGGCACGGCGTGTTTGTGCGCGAGGCGGACCTGTGGCCGCGGCTGGCGCGCATCCGCAAGCTCATCTTTGACAAGACCGGCACGCTCACCTTGGAGACGCCGGTGTTGCGCAACCCGGACGCGCTGGCCGGTCTCGCCCCGACCGCCCGCGCCGCCCTGCTCACCCTGGTCCGGGACAACGCGCACCCGGTGAGCCAGAGCCTCTGCGAGAACCTGCTCGCCGGTCCCGGCGGCGGGGAACCCCTGGCGGGCGTGATCAGCGAGGAAACAGGGTATGGCGTGAAGCTGGAGACGGGGGCCGGGACCTGGACCCTGGGGCGGGCGGGGTGGGCCGGTGGCAAGGCGGGGTGCGACGACCGCGCCCGGCAGCCGGAAATGGCCGGCACGGAATTTGCCTGCGACGGGGTCGTGCTCGCGCGCTTTGTATTCGAGGACGCGGTGCGGGCCGACGCGGTGGCTGAGGTGGCGGCCCTGCGGCGCGATGGTTTCGAGGCCTATATCCTCAGCGGCGACCAACCGGACAAGGTGGCGGCCATGGCCCGGGCCTTGGGGCTGCCCGCGGCCAACGGCGTCGCCGGCGTGAGTCCCGAGCAGAAGGCGGCGTGGGTGAAAATGCTAGACCGGCGCGACACCCTCATGCTGGGCGACGGCGCCAACGACAGCCTCGCGTTTGACACGGCCTTCGCCCGCGGGACCCCGGTGATCCACCGCGGCGTGCTCGAGGGGAAAGCGGATTTCTACTATCTCGGCCAGGGCATCGGCGGGCTGCGCCGGCTCTTCGCGGTGAACGCGGCGCGCCGCCGCACCCACACCGCGCTGCTGGTCTTCTCGGTCGTCTACAATGCGTTCGCCGTCGGCCTGGCGGTCAGCGGCCACATGAACCCACTGCTCGCGGCGATCATCATGCCGGTCAGTTCGCTGCTCTCGCTCGCCATCGTCGGCGCCGGCATGCGGCGCTGGCTGAAGGTGTGA
- a CDS encoding sensor histidine kinase, with translation MDFRPKDRGTYYTSFAFGSIVFACYGGVFTTDTFFAWSWLPVPSEWLMLASILLGMVYTLLGVLGDGFVDCRQGRYIWLYFFLQCALLTIIVVISPTRGFMGMLCLPVVSQSIFRLRWPGRVAVCGYLFALTVALWGIPYGWNSAFSAMISYSAGFAFTIAFTFITTQALAARAGSEKLRHELAEANAQLRAQAEQTAELATTRERNRVAREIHDGVGHYLTVIKTQLDAASALLPTQPERAREAVTKAAKLSAEALDDVRHSVGALRTDTGRPPLPEALRELAGHGDPVPTLTIEGEPRTLAPGVEHALYRAAQEGLTNIRKHARATHAQLRLDFRTPHTLRLELADNGIGTGPDADQTGFGLRGLRERIAVLGGKVESGNRREGGFQLRVEVPA, from the coding sequence ATGGATTTCAGGCCCAAGGACCGCGGCACCTACTACACCTCCTTTGCCTTCGGGAGTATCGTCTTTGCCTGCTACGGCGGCGTTTTCACGACCGACACCTTCTTCGCCTGGTCGTGGTTGCCCGTCCCTTCCGAGTGGCTGATGCTCGCCTCCATCCTCCTCGGCATGGTCTACACGCTTCTGGGTGTTCTGGGTGACGGCTTCGTGGATTGCCGGCAGGGACGCTACATCTGGCTCTATTTTTTCCTCCAGTGCGCTTTGCTCACGATCATTGTCGTGATCAGCCCCACCCGCGGCTTCATGGGCATGCTGTGCCTGCCCGTGGTGAGCCAGTCGATCTTCCGCCTCCGCTGGCCCGGCCGGGTCGCGGTCTGCGGCTATCTCTTTGCCCTGACCGTCGCCCTCTGGGGCATACCTTACGGCTGGAATTCGGCCTTCAGTGCCATGATCAGCTACTCGGCCGGCTTCGCCTTCACTATCGCCTTCACCTTCATCACCACTCAGGCCCTCGCGGCCCGGGCCGGTTCCGAGAAACTCCGCCACGAGCTGGCGGAGGCCAACGCCCAGCTCCGGGCCCAGGCGGAGCAGACGGCCGAGCTGGCCACCACCCGTGAGCGGAACCGCGTCGCCCGTGAGATCCACGACGGCGTCGGCCATTACCTCACTGTTATCAAGACCCAGCTCGACGCCGCCTCCGCCCTGCTGCCCACGCAACCGGAACGGGCGCGCGAGGCCGTCACCAAGGCGGCCAAACTCTCCGCCGAGGCGCTCGACGACGTCCGTCACTCCGTCGGCGCCCTCCGTACCGACACCGGCCGGCCGCCGCTGCCCGAGGCCCTGCGCGAGCTCGCCGGCCACGGCGACCCCGTCCCCACGCTCACCATCGAGGGCGAGCCCCGCACCCTGGCGCCCGGCGTTGAGCACGCTCTTTACCGTGCGGCCCAGGAGGGCCTGACCAACATCCGCAAACATGCCCGGGCCACCCACGCCCAGCTGCGCCTGGACTTCCGGACCCCGCACACGCTCCGGCTTGAACTGGCGGACAATGGCATCGGCACCGGCCCGGACGCGGACCAGACCGGGTTCGGCCTGCGCGGCCTGCGGGAGCGCATCGCGGTGCTTGGCGGCAAGGTCGAATCCGGCAACCGCCGCGAAGGAGGCTTCCAGCTGCGCGTGGAGGTCCCGGCGTGA
- a CDS encoding M24 family metallopeptidase, with protein MNFDFPARRARIARALALTDEVLLIGSGHPLPKPEISDALLPYIAHQEYYFLTGHLDAIGGILAFDPRDGAWTSFVPEVTEMDRVWEGREQLPGEPLTSFPAWFSARRGRPVVLLGAPVSGISADETRTAAVRERYKHARRPKEAAEIAVLQRGAAATAAGYAAIQPLLRPGVSERTLQIELEAEYFRHGAQTTGYDSIVGVGPQSAVFHGSPSPDRVARNGDFILIDSGAQVDRYVTDVTRTYVAGRASPFQRDLYQVVLGAQERTCALCRPGAEWKDLHYATATDLMTGLAAMGVVRGNPSSLVEQEVHTLFYPHGLGHMVGLGVRDASGLEPGRTRDPRPSLRSLRMDLILREGYVVTVEPGLYFIPALLRDAGRRSRYAQAVDWDLVDRHLHLGGVRIEDNLLVTAGAPLNLTAAIPKDLK; from the coding sequence ATGAATTTTGACTTCCCCGCCCGCCGCGCCCGCATCGCCCGTGCGCTCGCCCTGACCGACGAAGTGCTGCTCATCGGCTCCGGCCACCCGCTGCCCAAGCCCGAGATCAGCGACGCCCTCCTGCCCTACATCGCGCACCAGGAATACTATTTCCTGACCGGCCACCTCGACGCCATCGGCGGCATCCTGGCCTTTGATCCGCGCGACGGCGCGTGGACCTCGTTTGTCCCCGAGGTGACCGAGATGGATCGGGTGTGGGAAGGCCGCGAACAGCTCCCCGGCGAACCGCTGACCTCCTTTCCCGCCTGGTTCTCCGCCCGGCGCGGCCGGCCGGTCGTGCTGCTGGGCGCGCCGGTCAGCGGGATCTCCGCGGACGAGACCCGCACGGCCGCGGTCCGCGAACGCTACAAACACGCCCGGCGCCCGAAGGAGGCCGCCGAAATCGCCGTGCTGCAGCGCGGCGCCGCCGCCACCGCCGCCGGCTACGCGGCGATCCAGCCGCTGCTGCGGCCCGGCGTCAGCGAGCGCACACTCCAGATCGAACTGGAGGCGGAGTATTTCCGGCACGGTGCCCAGACCACGGGCTACGACTCGATCGTCGGGGTCGGCCCGCAGAGCGCAGTTTTCCATGGCTCGCCCTCGCCCGACCGTGTGGCGCGGAACGGGGATTTCATCCTCATCGACTCCGGCGCGCAAGTGGACCGCTACGTGACCGATGTCACCCGCACCTACGTGGCGGGTCGGGCGTCGCCCTTCCAACGTGACCTCTACCAGGTCGTGCTCGGCGCCCAGGAACGCACCTGCGCCCTCTGCCGGCCGGGCGCCGAATGGAAGGATCTCCACTACGCCACCGCCACCGACCTGATGACCGGGCTCGCGGCCATGGGCGTCGTACGCGGCAACCCCTCCTCACTCGTCGAACAGGAGGTGCACACCCTGTTCTATCCGCACGGTCTCGGCCACATGGTCGGCCTCGGCGTTCGTGACGCCAGCGGCCTCGAACCCGGCCGCACCCGCGATCCGCGTCCGAGCCTGCGCAGCCTCCGCATGGACCTGATCCTGCGCGAAGGCTACGTCGTGACGGTGGAACCCGGCCTCTACTTCATCCCCGCCCTCCTGCGCGACGCCGGTCGCCGCTCGCGCTACGCGCAGGCGGTCGACTGGGACCTCGTCGACCGCCACCTGCACCTCGGTGGCGTGCGGATCGAGGACAACCTCCTCGTCACCGCCGGCGCCCCGCTGAACCTGACCGCCGCGATCCCGAAGGACCTGAAGTAA
- a CDS encoding response regulator — protein MKKIRLLLVDDQSLFREALRTLLSLQPDLEIVAEAENGERALALAKVHQPDVILMDLRMPVMGGVEATRRIQQTAPAIRVMVLTTFEEDEEIFEALRAGAVGYLLKACSADKLCESVRAAAKGAAVLEPSVAARLMAEVNRSAAHSGRKATQVLADPLTERELAVLKLLAAGRSNKEIGTGLNITEGTVKNHMTNVLGKLGVLDRTQAALKARELGLI, from the coding sequence ATGAAAAAAATCCGCCTCCTCCTCGTCGACGACCAGTCGCTCTTCCGCGAGGCCCTGCGCACGCTGCTCTCCCTCCAGCCGGACCTGGAAATCGTCGCCGAGGCCGAGAACGGCGAACGCGCCCTTGCCCTCGCCAAGGTGCACCAGCCCGACGTCATCCTGATGGATCTCCGCATGCCGGTCATGGGCGGCGTCGAGGCCACGCGCCGCATTCAGCAGACCGCCCCCGCGATCCGCGTCATGGTCCTCACCACCTTCGAGGAGGATGAGGAGATCTTTGAGGCCTTGCGCGCCGGGGCCGTGGGTTACCTGCTGAAGGCCTGTTCCGCCGACAAGTTGTGTGAATCGGTGCGCGCCGCCGCCAAGGGCGCCGCCGTGCTCGAGCCTTCCGTGGCCGCCCGACTGATGGCCGAGGTCAACCGGTCCGCTGCGCATAGCGGCCGGAAGGCGACCCAGGTCCTCGCCGACCCGCTGACCGAGCGCGAACTCGCGGTCCTGAAGCTCCTCGCTGCCGGCCGCAGCAACAAGGAGATCGGCACGGGCCTGAACATCACCGAGGGCACGGTGAAGAACCACATGACCAACGTGCTCGGCAAGCTCGGCGTCCTCGACCGCACCCAGGCCGCCCTCAAGGCCCGCGAGCTGGGGCTGATCTGA